The window TACGGCACCGACCTGCCCGAAGCCAGCGTGCCTTCGCGCTTCCTGGAAGAGATCCCGCCGCAACTGCTCGACGACCTCGGGTCGCCCACCAGGCGCGAGACGCGGAAGGCCACGCCCTACGCAGCGGGCGCCGACGACTTCGACTTCGGCGGTCACACCGGCGACGACTTCGACCAGCGCGTGAGCTACGCGCGCGGCGCCAAGCCGGTGCGCAAGAAGCCCAGCTACGGCGGCGGCGCCTACAACTCCATCGACAACATCGCGGAGTTCTTCGCCTCCAGAGGGAAGAAGTTCAGCCGCCCGAAGGTCGAGGCGCCGGAGCAGACCGGCAAGCGCGGCTTCAAGCCGGGCCAGCGCGTCCGCCACCCCAAGTACGGCGAGGGCGTCGTCTACAAGCGCGAGGGCGACGGGGAAGACGCGAAGATTACGGTACAATTCCCCGGCGTCGGACTGAAGAAGCTGGTGGAGAAGTTCGCGCAGCTGGAAAAGGCGTGAACGGACTGCCGAACTGCCGAAGTGCCGAACTGCCGAATTTGAGATTCGGCACTTCGGCAGTTCCGCAATTCGGCAGTTGCTCTCACATTTCTTAAGCGTTTCGGAAGGAAAGAATGGCAAACACCAAGAAGCTGAGCAGGGAAGAACGCAAGAAGGCGAAGCGGGCGGCGCGCAAGAAGGCGGCGCCGAAGAAGCCGCGCGATTACAATCGCGGCTCGAAGAAGCGCAAGGTCAAGAAGATGGCGCGCGGAACCGCGAAACGCTAACTGCGCCCTCGGTCTTCTGTCGTCGGTCGTCGGCTTGAACCGCCGCGGCCGACGACCGAGGGCCAACGACCGACGACCACAGGAGAACGATCCTGCCCTCACAATTCACCGCCAGGAAGTCCATCGACAAGCTGATCGCGGACTCGCAGGTCGAGGAGCGCCAGCTCAAAAAGACGCTCGGGCCCTGGTCGCTGACCGCGCTCGGCATCGGCGCCGTCATCGGCTCCGGCATCTTCACCATCATCGGCACGGCGATGGCCGGGCAGAAGTTCACCGCCGAAAGCGTGCTGCACGCGCCGCTGCTGGAGTACCTCATTTACCACTCGCCCACGTTCGGGCGCCCGGGCGCCGGGCCGGCCATCGCGCTCTCCTTCGTGCTGGTGGCCATCGTGTGCGCGTTCGCGGCGCTGTGCTACGCCGAGCTGGCCTCGATGATCCCCATCGCCGGCTCCGCCTACACCTACACCTACGCCACCATGGGCGAGCTGATCGCCTGGATCATCGGCTGGGACCTCATCCTGGAATACGCCGTCAGCAACATGGCGGTGAGCGTCGGCTTCAGCGAGCACCTGGTGAACCTGCTCGACTTCTTCGGCGTCCACCTGCCGAAGACCTGGATGTTCCCGGCCTACCTGCCGTCGGGCTCGTCGCAATTCGACCCGGGCTGGCACTTCGGCTTCAACGTGCCGGCGTTCCTGGTGGTGATGGCGCTCACCGTGGTGCTGGTGCGCGGCATCCGCGAGTCGGCCGAGACCAACAACATCATGGTGCTGCTGAAGGTCATCGCCATCCTGGTGTTCGTCAGCTTCACCGCGCACCTCATCGACCCGGCGAAGTACAAGCCCTTCATGCCCAACGGCTGGGGCGGCGTGCTCACCGGCGGCGCCATCATCTTCTTCACCTACATCGGCTTCGACTCGGTCTCGACCGCGGCGGAGGAGGCCAAGAACCCGCAGCGCGACGTCCCCATCGGCATCATCGCGACGCTGATCGTCTGCACCGTCCTTTATGTAGCGGTGGTGCTGGTGTACTGCGGCGTCGAGATGTGGAACTCCGAAGTCTCGAACTCGGCGGCGCCGGTGGTGAACCTGCTGGCCAAGCTCAACAAGCCGTGGGTGCGCATCACGGTGCTGACGGGCGCGATGCTCGGAATGATCTCGTCGCTGCTGGTGTTCCAGCTCGGGCAGGCGCGCGTGTGGTTCGCGATGTCGCGCGACCGCCTGCTGCCCGACGCCTTCGGCCGCGTGCATCCGAAGTTCCGCACGCCGGCCTTCTCCACCTGGTTCGCCGGCTTCGTGGTCGGCATTCCCGCCGGGCTGTTCGACATCGGGACGTTCGCCGACCTCTCGAACATCGGCACGCTGTTCGCCTTCGCGCTGGTCGCCGGCGGCGTGCTCATCCTGCGCTATCGCGATCCCGGCCGGAAGCGCGGCTTCCGCGCGCCCGGCG of the Terriglobales bacterium genome contains:
- a CDS encoding amino acid permease, encoding MADSQVEERQLKKTLGPWSLTALGIGAVIGSGIFTIIGTAMAGQKFTAESVLHAPLLEYLIYHSPTFGRPGAGPAIALSFVLVAIVCAFAALCYAELASMIPIAGSAYTYTYATMGELIAWIIGWDLILEYAVSNMAVSVGFSEHLVNLLDFFGVHLPKTWMFPAYLPSGSSQFDPGWHFGFNVPAFLVVMALTVVLVRGIRESAETNNIMVLLKVIAILVFVSFTAHLIDPAKYKPFMPNGWGGVLTGGAIIFFTYIGFDSVSTAAEEAKNPQRDVPIGIIATLIVCTVLYVAVVLVYCGVEMWNSEVSNSAAPVVNLLAKLNKPWVRITVLTGAMLGMISSLLVFQLGQARVWFAMSRDRLLPDAFGRVHPKFRTPAFSTWFAGFVVGIPAGLFDIGTFADLSNIGTLFAFALVAGGVLILRYRDPGRKRGFRAPGGPIVPILTILFCILLMAGLPIMNWLRFFAWLGIGLVIYFLYSRHRSEFAKAGG